DNA sequence from the Pungitius pungitius chromosome 16, fPunPun2.1, whole genome shotgun sequence genome:
TCCGCCTCCTTGAggacttcttctttctcttggaAGTAGTCTCGGAACCAGGAAATGTGTTCCTTCTTCTGTTGGACTGTGAGGAATGGGTTTCCGGAAAGGCCGGCCACCACCAGCTCCATGAAGTGACGTACTGGTCCCTGCCGAGGAAAACCCTCCTCCAAGTGCTTCTCTAAGAAGATATGCTCATGGAACGGCACACTGGCTTCCTCCTCAAGGCCTAAAACAGAGCACGAAGACTCAGTCAGGGTGTCATTTGGCTCTACTCTGTACATTTAGCTTGAATAAAGCACTCACTACTCACCAACTTCATTGTTGATTGGATATTCCCACATTTTCCCTTCTTTGGTCCACTGGATCATTTCCTCAAGTCCGTTGCGGGGTAATTGGTTCGTCAACAGGGACAACTGATTAGCAAAGTCCATGTCCCATAGAGTTGGCCGCGCTGAAAATATGACGCAGCATTATGGGCAAATGTCCTGAGCTTTTGTAATGTCACATTAAAACAGCTCCCGCCTCCTTAACAACTCATGACATTAGGCATTAAGGAAGGTGAAATTCCCAGTGCAACAATTTCTAAAAGCGAAAAAAGTAAATTTACAAATATTGCCATGAATGAAAAAACTCCTTATTACCAACTGTTGATTCAACTCCATCTTCATCAGAAGCGGGAGAGAAGATGTTAAGTCTTCTCCCCGAGAACAAGTTTATCCTAAAAATTGAAAGGCATTAAATTCATGGTCCATCTCAATACATTTATaagtaaaaaaaggaagaaagtatTTACCTCCTCCGAATCCCGTCCAGCTCAGCGGTGACTCCTCGGTCATGTGTGTATCCTTGCCCGTCGTCATCAAACCGGATCTGATTAGATGGCCGGGTTTTCTGTCGGTTGGGATTCTTTCCTACTTTCATGTTAGCGATTATGCCTCTAcgaaaatataaacatttattacatgTAAACATAATGTTTTCCATTATACAGAATGAAAAAGTAGATAAAACATCATAGCCTCATTTAAATATTCGGACACATACCCGAGGTGGTTCATGTCCCCTTTCTTCTGGGCCTCAGTGATGGTCTCGTGGTCCCTCAGCTGCCGGAGCAGCTCAGACTCTGCTTGGCTGCGGTCAGCCATAGTGGAGGCAGCCGCAGACGCAGCTGCAACCAGTTCAGGGTCCAGTGCCTCTCTGAAAAAAATCGCATTGGACGAAGAGAGACTCACCAAGATTAGGTCGCAAAGTAAGTAACGGGTGTTTAGGCACAAGAAACGGGTAGAATACAGTAGAATAATAGAATATGTGGCAGCAGTGACCGCGTGCCATCTAATCATGTTTAGACAAAGTCAGAACCTCGTAATGTTGTGATATAACACAACATAAAAACTCGTAAAAAAGCTGCACTTTAGCAAGGCAATGCAACCCGATGAGTAACTTCAAACTCTCTCACCTCAGTAATGAAGCCTCCTCTGTGGCCTTCTGAAACATACTGATAGTGCTCTCCATAGCTGCTGGCTTTGACTTGGGTGTAGACTCATAACTTGACTTAACTACCATGTTTTTGAGCTTCCTCTTATTAGTTACGTCTACCTTCATGGCCCCAAGAAGGTCGAGGAGACTCTCTTTCCCACTCTTAGCTGGTTTAGCCATCACTTGTTTGGGCGTTGCCATGACAGGCTTGATTTTAACATCCATCTGCGGCTGTGTGGTACTTTCATCACTGGTCTTTATCACCACCGGCGGCTCCTCCTCCCGATGTTCAACCACCTTGATAATGTTGCTGTCCTCTTCAGCTTTCGGTGTAACCACAGTTGAAACTTCTGCTGGCTCACcgtcttcatttgttttctcaacTTGATTAGAATTGGTGCCATCGTTTTTCTTGTCACAGAGTCTGACTGAGCTTGTGCTGAGGGCTTTCACTCCACCTCCATTGGCAACCCTATGTATAAAGAGAAAATCAGTGTTTATAGTTTAAAAGGGGGGAAGGGATCCTAGAAACTTGAATGATGATAATAACACTACTattacaaaattaaataaaaaacgcCACAATAACTAGTTTTATGGGACGGCAACACTTTCTTAAAATTACACTACGCAATGATAATAAGACAGTAAACAGGCGTCATGCCAATATCAACAACAAACATGTCATTGTTTGGCTCTCTCATGACTATCAATCTGCATAAAAGCAATAGTGTGTGAGCTGGTACATGTTGGAAAGGAAACAATAGAATTTACATGAATAGTAACTGTCTGTAAGTGAGATGTTAATTGATCCTGTCACAAGGAAGCCGCTCGAACGATCTACTGATATACGTTTGGTTTTGATCTACAGGGGTTCAAGAAAATGTCAGTGTGCCACAAAATAAGAGCAGTTTCAGAAAGGTAATAGTGAACGCTAGCCATCGCCAGGTTCTAAGAAAATAACACATGTTTGAGCTAGCCTGAATGTTGTTTTCctaatacacacaaaaaacaaatttgcTACACCCAAATAGCAGCCCAAAAAAGGGCAAAGGTTAATTCGTAGCATTGTGCTTGGTATGTCCCGTAGACTCACACCAAAACTCACCTTaaaagaggagctgcagagttGTCACATTTAGGTAGCAACACACACGACTCAAATGCACCGGCTGAAGAAGTTCGAGCCGTACATACTGTTCGCAATAAAAATCTATACATGATTACTTCTGTGATGCCCTTCCACGATCCTGAGGTTCGGCTCCGGTGCTACATCATAAGGTCACCCACCAAAACGCTAGAGTGGCATTGGTTCCGGACACCGTAATTCTTACATACATGATGCAAAGTTTACTTTCCATAGAGGATGCATGCAATTAAGTTATATTTCCAAATGAGTGATTTATGGAATTATTTTTGCCGGTCAAAACACACATTCCGTTATTGGCTTTAGCTCAGATACCTTTTTGATAAACGGATACTGTGCTAACTGTTGGGGTATCTCAATTTTAGTCTCGCGATATCTTAACCGAACGTGACTCAAAATGGCGACGGAACATAAGCGCTAATTCACGAAAGGAGGTCCCAGCTGCAATCCGTGAATTAGCTCGTCGTTAATATTGAAAGATGGATATTCATAGAGAAGAATTTGCTTTGCGAAACAATTACTGTTGTAAATTTCAACATTGACTGTTTTTATTCGTGTAAGTTCTTGCTTAAACTCAGACGGAGAGGACAACTTCACACAGGTAAAATGTCATCGGAAGCTAAGTTACTAGCATGCAAGCTAAAATACATGGTATTTATCTCACTGTTAGTTAATATGTAAGCACCAAGCATCGTTAAGTTGCTTACAATTAATACGTGTTATGTGTTTCATATGAAGTCGTATGTATGGCTATACCGTTACTTTAGAAGTGGCTTGAGTGTCTAATGTTGCTAACCTAAGTTGATGGGGTTCTCCGGCGGAGAGCCCGCTTTCCGAGGAGCTCCCTGTTTATttacacacacgagcacacaagTTTAAcccctttttaaagtatttgttCCATTCACTGTTTTTTGCGTGTGCATGTAAACCACATTCGACATAAAATGTACCGTAATCCCCATCAAATAGATAGATTCGAACGATATTTCCGTAACTCATCCTCAGTAGAAATGACCGCATCCGTCTGTGCTGATGGGACGTGTGCATGCATACCGTAGAGCCTTCCTTCACAGCTTGAAGGGAGACCGCTGAGATTAATAGATCCTTAGTTTTCAAGATTATTTCTTCTTGTCATCATCCCACTAAACTGCATTCAAACACCCAGTTGTATATACTTTGTTTCATATGTCAGACATTGATGGCTTTAACTTCTTGTGTGATGACCTGCATGCATGAACACTGGTTTTGATAGTTGTCTGCAAAAGGCAGATAAATAGTTAAGCTATTTTGTTAAATATCTATATGGTTACCTGATAAAAGGCACACATTCTAATATTTACATTTGGATAATTGGAGATTTAACAAAAGACAAGTAAATTCAAGTGTATATATAGTTTGTTAAACCACCACTTAACTATAATAAAACTGATCGTCAAATAATATGTTATAAATCTGCGATTGTTGCTTCAGGCCCTTTGAGTGgccatgattattattatataaccATTCCAAATGTTTACAACTGAAATCATTCTTATTCAAATTAAATGGGACCTTTGTACTTTGTCAGCCATGGCAGAGGAACGTCGGCAGAAGCAGTGTTCAGTGTCCCTGCCCACAGAGTCCATGAAGGCCATGGCCGAGTCTGTGGGAGTGGGGCAGTTGCAGGAGGAAAGCTGTGCTGCACTAAGTGAAGAAGTCAGCTACAGAATAAAAGAAATTGCACAGGTAAATCATGGATGGTAGATGTGATATTTTCTTTTGCGAGTCCATAAATTATTCTGAAACGTCATGCTTGAATGTTTTTGGCATAACtgatctttttatttctttgcatgactttctttctttttatttaggaTGCTCTTAAATTCATGCATCACGGGAAGAGACGTAAATTAACCACCAACGACATAGATAATGCTCTCAGACTAAAAAACGTGGAGGTAAGGGAGAACTTGCATACTCTTATCTTTTATCAAAGcactttatatattttgttccaaataaaagtacattttctctTGTTATAGCCCCTTTACGGATTCCAGTCGCAAGAATTTATCCCTTTCCGCTTTGCAAGTGGTGGTGGAAGAGAGCTTCATTTCTATGAGGAAAAGGAGGTCGACCTCAGTGACATTATTAACACACCGCTCCCCAGAGTACCACTAGATGTGTCCCTCAAAGGTACGCATGTCGTTGTTCTCCAAGATATTGTCTTGTTTCGACATAAACTCATAcaccatgtttgttttttcatccacAGCCCACTGGTTAAGCATTGATGGGGTGCAGCCTTCTATTCCAGAAAATCCACCGCCAGGTTAGCCTTTTTCTACTTGTCCCTtgaaaggataaaaaaacatttatctgtGGGGGAACAACTTAAGATTGGTTttgattttcttattttcagcACCAAAAGAGCAGCAAAAGGTTGAATCTACAGAGCCCCTCAAAATCGTCAAACCTGGTCAGGAGGAAGACGGTAAAATTCAAGGCAAGACTCAAGGGGCAACAGCGGCTGATGGCAAAGGTCACTATCTTCTCTTAAATCAGAACACGTCTCTATctaccccccgccctccccaaATGCCTTTCTTATTTCTATATGTCCACCCTAATCCTTTTAGGATAATGTTTTCCTCCATCATAGCGTGTTTACCTCTGTGTCTTACAGGAAAGGAGAAGGGTCTAATAAGGTTGAAGCCGCGTAGCACTCACGAGCTGTCTGTGGAACAGCAGCTCTACTACAAGGAGATCACAGAAGCGTGCGTGGGCTCCTGCGAGGCCAAAAGAGCTGTAAGTCACAACTGaaattatgaataataataGAATTCTGCCAAAAGTTACTTTTTGTTAGATAaatctttcctctttctctccttcaggAAGCTCTACAAAGTATTGCCACCGATCCTGGACTTTATCAGATGCTTCCAAGATTCAGCACATTCATTTCTGAAGGAGTGAGCATATTTTCCAACTTCAACCAACTACTATTCC
Encoded proteins:
- the mrps31 gene encoding 28S ribosomal protein S31, mitochondrial, whose product is MYRFLLRTVCTARTSSAGAFESCVLLPKCDNSAAPLLRVANGGGVKALSTSSVRLCDKKNDGTNSNQVEKTNEDGEPAEVSTVVTPKAEEDSNIIKVVEHREEEPPVVIKTSDESTTQPQMDVKIKPVMATPKQVMAKPAKSGKESLLDLLGAMKVDVTNKRKLKNMVVKSSYESTPKSKPAAMESTISMFQKATEEASLLREALDPELVAAASAAASTMADRSQAESELLRQLRDHETITEAQKKGDMNHLGGIIANMKVGKNPNRQKTRPSNQIRFDDDGQGYTHDRGVTAELDGIRRRINLFSGRRLNIFSPASDEDGVESTVARPTLWDMDFANQLSLLTNQLPRNGLEEMIQWTKEGKMWEYPINNEVGLEEEASVPFHEHIFLEKHLEEGFPRQGPVRHFMELVVAGLSGNPFLTVQQKKEHISWFRDYFQEKEEVLKEADVYLK